Proteins encoded in a region of the Roseateles sp. SL47 genome:
- a CDS encoding cysteine-rich CWC family protein: MSEAKAAATASTASSASSASGTADMTGITSTTSNGGSTGLGGTSSMACPRCGGGFHCGVNDGHCACFGLRLSDALKAQLAADYPGQCLCLACLAALSGSASATPTPVDAPSLGRTPGVSDGGG, from the coding sequence TTGTCTGAAGCCAAGGCGGCCGCTACGGCCTCCACGGCCAGTAGCGCGAGTAGCGCCAGCGGCACTGCCGACATGACCGGCATTACCAGCACTACCAGCAACGGCGGCAGTACCGGCCTTGGTGGCACCAGCAGCATGGCCTGCCCGCGCTGCGGCGGCGGATTTCATTGTGGAGTGAATGACGGCCACTGCGCCTGCTTCGGACTGCGGCTGTCGGATGCGCTCAAGGCGCAATTGGCGGCGGACTATCCCGGGCAGTGCCTGTGCCTCGCCTGTCTGGCGGCGTTGTCCGGGTCTGCATCCGCGACTCCGACTCCGGTCGATGCTCCAAGCTTGGGGCGGACACCCGGAGTTTCTGATGGCGGTGGCTGA
- a CDS encoding malonyl-CoA decarboxylase domain-containing protein: MVGSWTYSRAARQWLVAARQLLSERGQANSLGQAELTTLAAAYLVGQTPLSGGDPVARFHLDNGARLECLNIAGDRSAKGMKQSHGLMVNYLDDLDRIESHHEDFTRGEIAHSRAVGACL, translated from the coding sequence ATGGTTGGATCCTGGACTTACTCCCGTGCCGCCCGTCAATGGCTGGTGGCTGCGCGCCAATTGCTGTCTGAGCGCGGCCAGGCCAACAGCCTGGGCCAGGCCGAGCTGACAACCCTGGCCGCTGCCTATCTGGTGGGTCAGACGCCCCTCAGCGGGGGCGACCCGGTAGCGCGCTTCCATCTGGACAACGGCGCGCGGCTGGAGTGCCTGAACATCGCCGGAGACCGATCGGCCAAGGGCATGAAGCAGTCCCACGGCCTGATGGTCAACTATCTTGACGACCTGGATCGCATCGAGTCCCATCATGAGGACTTCACCCGCGGGGAGATTGCCCACTCCCGCGCGGTGGGTGCCTGCCTCTGA
- a CDS encoding sigma 54-interacting transcriptional regulator, with translation MNEMPRDVKARQPLATPAGDLTAQPLMDRLACLQAELDETRRQLALAQQWHRRPEHRIIDFVGGSPAAQEVKRQARRVAQADAPVLLMGEPGSGKALLAQAIHAASRRAARPLLTLDISAVPRALLEAELFGTAHGVIAPDGEPVAGRLGLADGGTLFLEEIGDLPMGLQAKLLHVLQSQEVPPLGGGAARPVDVRLMASTSRDLAGMVQRGQFRADLYYGLHVLPIRVPALRDRIEDIEAVAEVLLEDLSRRGGLPPKSLGASALAALQRRRWPGNVRELRDVLEQAFLAGSNPVLTASDLAPLLATAWSETSARGSAQPQVQAQVQPHGHPAAGTSPGAGHAGALTSAEPGGQLLSRAPHRDSALRPDGWPTGLAAGFSAALPGAEARPEGADEPLPLPTLSARKAQLEREAIANALRRTKGNRVAAARLLAISRATLYEKLARWPELGRRTE, from the coding sequence ATGAACGAGATGCCCAGGGATGTGAAGGCACGTCAGCCTCTGGCTACGCCTGCGGGCGACCTGACCGCGCAACCCTTGATGGACCGCCTGGCCTGCTTGCAGGCCGAGCTGGACGAAACGCGACGTCAACTCGCGCTGGCGCAACAGTGGCATCGACGGCCGGAGCACCGGATCATCGATTTTGTGGGCGGCAGCCCCGCCGCGCAGGAGGTCAAGCGCCAGGCGCGGCGGGTGGCCCAGGCGGATGCCCCGGTGCTGCTGATGGGGGAACCCGGCAGCGGCAAGGCGCTGTTGGCTCAAGCCATCCATGCCGCCTCCCGGCGCGCGGCCCGGCCGCTGCTCACGTTGGACATCTCCGCCGTGCCCCGGGCCTTGCTGGAAGCGGAACTCTTCGGCACGGCACACGGCGTCATCGCCCCTGATGGCGAGCCGGTCGCCGGGCGTCTGGGCCTGGCCGATGGCGGCACCTTGTTTCTGGAGGAGATCGGAGACCTGCCGATGGGCTTGCAGGCCAAATTGCTGCATGTCCTGCAGTCGCAGGAGGTGCCGCCCCTGGGCGGGGGCGCGGCGCGTCCGGTGGATGTGCGGCTGATGGCGTCCACCAGCCGGGATCTGGCGGGCATGGTGCAGCGGGGGCAGTTCCGGGCGGACCTGTATTACGGGCTGCATGTACTGCCGATCCGTGTGCCGGCGCTGAGGGACCGCATTGAAGACATCGAGGCGGTGGCGGAAGTGTTGCTGGAAGATCTGTCACGCCGGGGCGGGCTGCCGCCCAAGTCGCTCGGCGCGTCGGCCCTGGCGGCCTTGCAGCGGCGGCGTTGGCCGGGGAATGTCCGCGAATTGAGGGATGTGCTGGAGCAGGCCTTCCTGGCGGGCAGCAACCCGGTGCTGACGGCGTCGGATCTGGCGCCGCTGCTGGCCACTGCGTGGTCGGAGACATCCGCTCGGGGATCGGCTCAGCCACAGGTTCAGGCGCAGGTCCAGCCGCATGGGCACCCTGCGGCTGGGACTTCGCCGGGCGCAGGGCATGCCGGTGCGCTGACGTCAGCGGAGCCCGGGGGGCAACTGCTCTCAAGGGCGCCTCACAGGGATTCAGCGCTGCGGCCCGACGGCTGGCCCACCGGCCTCGCGGCAGGATTTTCTGCAGCCCTGCCGGGCGCGGAGGCCCGGCCCGAGGGTGCTGACGAGCCCCTACCTTTGCCGACCCTGTCGGCCCGCAAGGCGCAATTGGAGCGCGAAGCGATCGCCAATGCGCTTCGCCGCACCAAAGGCAATCGCGTAGCGGCCGCCCGACTGCTGGCGATCTCCCGGGCGACGCTCTACGAAAAACTGGCCCGCTGGCCGGAGCTGGGCAGACGGACGGAGTGA
- a CDS encoding response regulator, with translation MDRQDGHQLPETTLVLMSSDASTSPSSVPGPATDGATSGQRPEPGESFVLLVEDNPINQVVALEFLALMGLKTQLARNGQEALDLCERDAPSLVLMDIQMPGMDGLECARRLREQQAQGRLPRFPILALTAHALDSDVADSLKAGMDEHLTKPLDFLTLRRRLARWLDLPQLND, from the coding sequence ATGGATAGACAAGACGGCCATCAGCTTCCCGAGACCACCCTGGTCTTGATGTCGTCTGACGCCTCCACTTCCCCCAGCTCGGTGCCAGGTCCTGCCACCGATGGCGCCACCTCCGGCCAGCGCCCCGAACCTGGCGAAAGCTTTGTGTTGCTTGTGGAAGACAACCCGATCAATCAGGTGGTGGCGCTGGAATTCCTGGCGCTGATGGGCCTGAAGACGCAATTGGCCCGAAATGGCCAGGAAGCCCTGGACCTGTGTGAACGGGACGCCCCCAGCCTGGTGCTGATGGACATCCAGATGCCGGGCATGGATGGTCTGGAATGTGCGCGCCGGTTGCGGGAACAGCAGGCGCAGGGGCGGCTGCCCCGGTTCCCCATCCTGGCCCTGACCGCCCATGCGCTGGACAGCGACGTGGCGGACAGCCTCAAGGCCGGCATGGATGAACATCTGACCAAGCCGCTGGATTTCCTGACGCTGCGTCGCCGCCTGGCACGCTGGCTGGACCTGCCTCAGCTCAACGACTGA
- a CDS encoding Bug family tripartite tricarboxylate transporter substrate binding protein, which translates to MTEDQSRSRRQMLRQAAGTSLGLLAGSAGWPGLARAEAGWPNKPVTWVVPFPAGGGTDTFARPLCAQLTRQTGRQFIIDNKGGAGGTVGATLASKAAPDGYTFFMGAVHHAIAPAMYPKLEYKLEEDFIPVGLLSSVPQVIVVNPGKVPVKDVAGLLELLRKNPAKLNYGSAGNGTSHHLAGELFKIQTKTFITHIPYRGAGPALQDLIAGQVDLMFDGLASSATHIKSGRIKALAVGSAKRAPGFPEIPSAVEAGIPNYQVATWYGLWAPKGTPKDVITAMQAELKKAFAAEELRSTWNGLGTETPNLYGDAFGKFVRGEIVRWAEVVKTSGAKLD; encoded by the coding sequence ATGACTGAAGATCAATCCCGCTCACGCCGCCAGATGTTGCGTCAGGCCGCCGGCACCTCGTTGGGCCTGTTGGCCGGGTCGGCGGGTTGGCCGGGCCTGGCCCGTGCCGAGGCCGGCTGGCCCAACAAGCCGGTGACCTGGGTGGTGCCCTTTCCGGCCGGCGGCGGCACCGACACCTTTGCCCGCCCACTGTGCGCGCAACTGACCCGTCAGACCGGACGCCAGTTCATCATCGACAACAAGGGCGGTGCCGGCGGCACCGTGGGCGCCACACTGGCCTCCAAGGCCGCCCCGGACGGCTACACCTTCTTCATGGGCGCGGTGCATCACGCCATCGCCCCGGCCATGTACCCCAAGCTCGAATACAAGCTGGAAGAAGACTTCATCCCCGTGGGCCTGCTGTCCAGCGTGCCGCAGGTGATCGTGGTGAATCCGGGCAAGGTGCCGGTGAAGGATGTGGCCGGCCTGCTGGAGCTGCTGCGCAAGAACCCCGCCAAACTCAACTATGGCTCGGCCGGCAACGGCACGTCGCACCATCTGGCGGGTGAGCTGTTCAAGATCCAGACCAAGACCTTCATCACCCACATCCCCTATCGGGGTGCCGGCCCGGCGCTGCAGGACCTGATCGCCGGTCAGGTGGACCTGATGTTCGATGGACTCGCGTCGTCCGCCACCCACATCAAGAGCGGCCGCATCAAGGCCCTGGCGGTGGGCTCGGCCAAGCGTGCACCGGGCTTCCCGGAGATCCCGTCCGCCGTGGAAGCCGGCATCCCCAACTATCAGGTGGCCACCTGGTATGGGCTCTGGGCGCCCAAGGGGACGCCGAAGGACGTCATCACTGCCATGCAGGCCGAGCTGAAAAAGGCCTTTGCCGCCGAAGAACTGCGCAGCACCTGGAACGGCCTGGGCACGGAAACGCCCAATCTGTACGGGGATGCCTTCGGCAAGTTCGTCCGTGGGGAAATCGTGCGCTGGGCCGAAGTGGTGAAGACCAGCGGAGCCAAGCTGGACTGA
- a CDS encoding malonate--CoA ligase, translated as MQVMTNLFAALRASFPKDLDQWAIECADGPEAGQRYTWRDLDRATAMMANLLASLDLPPASRIAVQVDKSVEALMLYLAVLRAGHVYLPLNSAYQAAELEYFIGNAEPAVVVCAGKNFGWVSKLAFQSGVPWVFSLNDDRTGTLLDRALQMSDEFETVARQPDDLAAILYTSGTTGRSKGAMLSHANLLSNAQVLHHHWGWRAEDVLIHALPIFHVHGLFVASHGALLAGARMLWFNRFDPPAVVARLRGATMFMGVPTLYVRLLEQQGLTREACAGMRLFISGSAPLLIDTFQAWQERTGHTILERYGMSETVMLTSNPYRPAEGDRVGGTVGRPLPGIGLRILDDAGRACGPEEIGHIQVKGLNVFGGYWRMPEKTREEFTADGWFKTGDVGRADAKGYVTIVGRSKDLIISGGYNVYPAEVEGWLNELPGVAESAVVGVPHPDFGEGVIAVVVPRPGASLKGEVLIAALKDRIAGFKVPKHVFVQQELPRNAMGKVQKNVLRDHWGMTFV; from the coding sequence ATGCAGGTCATGACCAATCTGTTTGCGGCCCTGCGGGCCTCTTTCCCCAAGGATCTGGACCAATGGGCCATTGAATGCGCCGACGGCCCGGAGGCCGGCCAGCGCTACACCTGGCGCGACCTCGATCGGGCCACCGCCATGATGGCCAACCTGCTCGCCTCGCTGGACTTGCCCCCAGCCAGCCGCATTGCGGTGCAGGTGGACAAGAGCGTGGAAGCGCTGATGCTCTACCTGGCGGTGCTGCGCGCCGGCCATGTGTACCTGCCCCTCAACAGTGCCTATCAGGCCGCCGAGCTGGAGTACTTCATCGGCAATGCGGAACCGGCCGTGGTGGTGTGTGCGGGGAAGAATTTCGGCTGGGTAAGCAAGCTGGCATTCCAGTCTGGCGTGCCGTGGGTCTTCAGCCTGAATGACGACCGCACCGGCACCCTGCTGGACCGGGCGCTGCAGATGAGTGATGAGTTCGAGACCGTGGCGCGCCAGCCGGACGACCTGGCCGCCATCCTCTACACCAGCGGCACCACCGGGCGCAGCAAGGGCGCCATGCTCAGCCATGCCAACCTGCTGTCCAACGCGCAGGTGCTGCATCACCACTGGGGCTGGCGTGCGGAGGACGTGCTGATCCATGCGCTGCCGATCTTCCATGTGCATGGCCTGTTTGTGGCCTCGCACGGCGCGCTGCTGGCCGGTGCACGGATGCTCTGGTTCAACCGATTCGACCCGCCGGCGGTGGTCGCGCGCCTGCGCGGCGCCACGATGTTCATGGGCGTGCCGACGCTGTATGTCCGGCTGCTGGAGCAGCAGGGCCTGACCCGTGAAGCCTGTGCCGGCATGCGCCTGTTCATCAGCGGTTCCGCGCCGCTGCTGATCGACACCTTCCAGGCCTGGCAGGAGCGCACCGGCCACACCATCCTTGAACGCTACGGCATGAGCGAAACAGTGATGCTCACCTCCAACCCGTATCGTCCGGCGGAGGGCGACCGTGTCGGCGGCACGGTCGGGCGCCCATTGCCCGGCATCGGGCTGCGCATCCTCGATGACGCGGGCAGGGCCTGTGGCCCGGAGGAGATCGGCCATATCCAGGTGAAGGGCCTCAATGTCTTTGGGGGCTACTGGCGCATGCCGGAGAAGACCCGCGAGGAATTCACCGCCGACGGCTGGTTCAAGACCGGTGATGTCGGCCGTGCCGATGCCAAGGGCTACGTCACCATCGTCGGCCGCAGCAAGGACCTCATCATCTCCGGGGGCTACAACGTCTATCCGGCTGAGGTGGAAGGCTGGCTCAATGAGTTGCCGGGCGTGGCCGAATCCGCCGTGGTGGGCGTGCCACATCCGGATTTCGGTGAAGGGGTGATTGCCGTCGTGGTGCCGCGTCCGGGCGCTTCGCTGAAGGGTGAAGTGCTGATCGCTGCCCTGAAGGACAGGATTGCCGGCTTCAAGGTACCCAAGCATGTGTTCGTGCAGCAGGAGCTGCCTCGCAATGCCATGGGCAAGGTGCAGAAAAATGTGCTGAGGGACCATTGGGGAATGACCTTTGTCTGA
- the uvrA gene encoding excinuclease ABC subunit UvrA, translating to MSDSDIRIRGARQHNLKNLDLDLRTGELTVVTGPSGSGKSSLVFDTLYAEGQRRYVETFSAYARQFLDRMDRPAVDKVEGVPPAIAIDQTNPVRTSRSTVGTMTELNDHLKLLFARGAELFDRDTALPVRHDTPQTIYADLLDRTRDHDPRLVLTFPVELPESVSPEEVQQWLSASGFTRVQAERVKDGRKVLDVVADRFRVQGVEQARALEAIELGLKRGSGRLSVYVLPAGEGAEPVLWRYSTGLHCPESDIRYADPQPALFSFNSAMGACDSCRGFGRVIGVDLGLVIPDERKTLRGGAIKPMQTPAWKECQDDLLKYAGEAGIPRDTAWNQMTQAQRDWVIEGSPNWNGNWNKQWYGVRRFFDYLESKAYKMHIRVLLSKYRSYTECPTCRGARLKTEAMLWRIGSKTLADAALSPETEGGTTYHRFMPEGVRWTQEQLQQLPGLSVHDLMLLPIHRLRHFMDHLQLPGTLLDEALKLLMDEIRNRLKYLVDVGIGYLTLDRQSRTLSGGEVQRINLTTALGTSLVNTLFVLDEPSIGLHPRDMSRIVEAMGRLRDAGNTLVVVEHDPAVMLAADRLIDMGPGPGQQGGQIVFDGTPEEIRSADTLTGAYLGARKQVGMGLKRVVDEHTPRLILEGAREHNLRNVDVDFPLQRMVTVTGVSGSGKSTLMQDVLYPALARWFGQATETPGAHDRLLGADWLADAVFVDQSPIGKTARSNPASYVGVFDEIRKRFADAPLSKERSYGAGMFSFNAGDGRCPTCGGSGFEHVEMQFLSDVYLRCPDCDGKRFRAEILEVKLERAGRQLSVSDVLDLTVAEALAVFKDDREVVNKLQPLSDVGLDYLTLGQPVPTLSGGEAQRLKLAGFLAEAASRPRQATATKGTLFLFDEPTTGLHFDDIAKLMRAMRKLLQAGHSLILIEHNLDVIRASDWVIDLGPEGGEGGGHVVAVGTPEHLKDHPTSHTAKALREYALDMDRAPVAVAEEGRPLQSLVRQRRKADEAIRIVNAREHNLKSVDVSIPRGRFNVITGVSGSGKSTLAFDILFNEGQRRYLESLNAYARSIVQPAGRPEVDAVWGIPPTVAIEQRLSRGGRKSTVATTTEVWHFLRLLYVKLGVQHCAKDGTPVRPQSVEAIAAQLMREYKGRHVGLLAPLVVNRKGIYTDLAKWAKGRGHTHLRVDGEFLPTSPWPRLDRFKEHTIELPVGDMVVSPESEAELREMLAKALDQGKGVVHLLAPLDGLHDAIRNARPTAGIGELRVFSTKRACPLCGTSYPELDPRLFSYNSKHGWCTTCVGTGLALTREQRKALDDTQQDKDNRGREQSFPAEEAEVEGLSDQPCPDCCGSRLNPVARAVTFEDETIATVAGWSVHEARQWVSSLALTGRDAEIARDVVSEIQGRLEFLEEVGLGYLTLDRAAPTLSGGEAQRIRLAAQLGSNLQGVCYVLDEPTIGLHPRDNQILLKALSTLGDKGNTLVVVEHDEDTIRRADHIIDIGPGAGKRGGQVVAQGTAADLARNPDSLTGRFLSHPLLHPLQPRREVDLSQKDQPRLKVLDASLHNLRSVTVEVPLHRLVAITGVSGSGKSTLARDVLLANMAAAVPLRKAPSRWQGCAGIEGHQQVDRVLEVDQTPIGKTPRSCPATYVGFWDAIRRLFAETLEAKARGYGPGRFSFNTGEGRCPACEGQGMRTIAMSFLPDVKVLCDQCHGQRFNPETLAVSWRGKSIGEVLQMEVDEAVEFFAAMTNISHPLKLLQDVGLGYLTLGQPSPTLSGGEAQRIKLVSELVKVRDDVTRRGQKAPHTLYVLDEPTVGLHMADVEKLIRVLHRLVNGGHSVVVIEHDLDVIAEADWVLDLGPEGGSAGGQVVAQGQPETLVAQGTHTGKALAPVLARS from the coding sequence ATGTCTGATTCCGACATCCGCATTCGCGGCGCCCGCCAGCACAACCTGAAGAACCTTGACCTGGACCTCCGGACGGGGGAACTGACGGTGGTGACCGGGCCCAGTGGTTCGGGCAAATCCAGCCTGGTGTTCGATACCTTGTATGCCGAAGGGCAGCGGCGTTATGTGGAGACGTTCTCCGCCTATGCACGGCAGTTCCTGGACCGGATGGACCGTCCGGCGGTGGACAAGGTGGAAGGCGTGCCGCCGGCCATTGCCATCGACCAGACCAACCCGGTGCGGACCAGCCGGTCGACCGTGGGGACGATGACGGAGCTGAACGACCACCTCAAGCTCCTGTTTGCGCGCGGCGCCGAACTGTTCGACCGCGACACCGCGCTGCCGGTGCGCCACGACACGCCGCAGACGATTTATGCCGACCTGCTGGACCGCACCCGGGACCACGACCCCCGCCTGGTGCTGACCTTCCCGGTGGAGCTGCCGGAATCGGTGAGCCCGGAAGAGGTGCAGCAATGGCTGTCGGCCTCCGGCTTCACGCGGGTGCAGGCGGAGCGCGTGAAAGACGGACGCAAGGTGCTGGATGTGGTCGCGGACCGTTTCCGCGTCCAGGGCGTGGAGCAGGCGCGGGCGCTGGAAGCCATCGAGCTGGGCCTGAAGCGGGGCAGCGGCCGCCTGTCGGTGTATGTGCTGCCAGCGGGAGAGGGCGCCGAGCCGGTGTTGTGGCGTTATTCCACCGGCCTGCACTGCCCGGAGAGCGACATCCGTTATGCGGACCCGCAACCGGCGCTGTTCTCCTTCAATTCCGCCATGGGCGCCTGCGACAGCTGCCGTGGCTTTGGCCGCGTGATCGGCGTGGACCTGGGCCTGGTGATTCCAGACGAGCGCAAGACCCTGCGCGGTGGTGCCATCAAGCCGATGCAGACACCGGCCTGGAAGGAATGCCAGGACGATCTGCTGAAGTACGCCGGTGAAGCGGGCATTCCGCGTGACACCGCCTGGAATCAGATGACCCAGGCCCAGCGGGACTGGGTGATCGAAGGCAGCCCGAACTGGAACGGCAACTGGAACAAGCAGTGGTACGGGGTGCGCCGCTTCTTCGACTATTTGGAGAGCAAGGCCTACAAGATGCACATCCGTGTGCTGCTGAGCAAATATCGCAGCTACACGGAATGCCCCACCTGCCGAGGTGCGCGTCTCAAGACCGAAGCCATGCTCTGGCGCATCGGCTCCAAGACCCTGGCCGATGCGGCCCTGTCGCCGGAGACCGAAGGAGGCACCACCTACCATCGCTTCATGCCAGAGGGCGTGCGCTGGACGCAGGAGCAACTGCAGCAATTGCCCGGCCTGTCGGTGCATGACCTGATGCTGCTGCCCATCCACCGGCTGCGCCATTTCATGGACCATCTGCAGCTGCCCGGCACGCTGCTGGACGAGGCCCTGAAGCTGCTGATGGATGAAATCCGCAACCGCCTGAAATACCTGGTGGATGTCGGCATCGGTTACCTGACCCTGGACCGCCAGAGCCGCACGCTCTCCGGCGGAGAGGTGCAGCGGATCAACCTCACCACGGCCCTGGGCACCTCGCTGGTCAATACGCTGTTTGTGCTGGACGAGCCCAGCATCGGCCTGCATCCGCGCGACATGAGCCGCATCGTCGAAGCCATGGGCCGACTGCGGGACGCGGGCAACACGCTGGTGGTGGTGGAACACGACCCGGCGGTGATGCTGGCCGCCGACCGGCTGATCGACATGGGCCCGGGCCCCGGCCAGCAGGGCGGGCAGATCGTCTTCGACGGGACGCCCGAGGAAATCCGCTCGGCCGACACCTTGACCGGTGCCTACCTGGGCGCTCGCAAGCAGGTGGGCATGGGCCTGAAGCGGGTGGTGGACGAGCACACACCCCGTCTGATTCTGGAAGGCGCACGCGAGCACAACCTCCGCAACGTGGATGTCGACTTCCCGCTGCAGCGCATGGTGACGGTGACCGGCGTCTCCGGCTCCGGCAAGAGCACGCTGATGCAGGACGTGCTGTATCCGGCCCTGGCGCGCTGGTTCGGCCAGGCCACCGAAACGCCGGGCGCGCATGACCGGCTGCTGGGCGCCGACTGGCTGGCCGATGCGGTGTTTGTGGATCAGTCGCCCATCGGCAAGACGGCGCGGTCCAACCCCGCCAGCTATGTGGGGGTGTTCGACGAAATCCGCAAGCGCTTTGCCGATGCGCCGCTGTCCAAGGAGCGCAGCTACGGCGCCGGCATGTTCAGCTTCAATGCGGGTGATGGCCGTTGTCCGACCTGCGGCGGCTCGGGCTTCGAGCATGTGGAGATGCAGTTCCTGTCGGACGTCTACCTCCGCTGCCCGGATTGCGATGGCAAGCGCTTCCGCGCTGAAATCCTGGAAGTGAAGCTGGAGCGTGCCGGGCGTCAACTCAGCGTGTCCGATGTGCTGGACCTGACCGTGGCCGAAGCGCTGGCGGTCTTTAAGGACGACCGCGAAGTCGTCAACAAACTGCAGCCGCTGTCGGATGTGGGCCTGGACTATCTGACCCTGGGGCAGCCCGTCCCGACGCTCTCCGGCGGCGAGGCGCAACGGCTCAAGCTGGCCGGGTTCCTGGCCGAAGCAGCATCCCGTCCGCGTCAGGCCACCGCCACCAAGGGCACGCTGTTCCTGTTCGACGAGCCGACCACCGGCCTGCACTTCGACGACATTGCCAAGCTCATGCGGGCCATGCGCAAGCTGCTGCAGGCCGGGCATTCGCTGATCCTGATCGAGCACAACCTCGACGTCATCCGGGCCTCCGACTGGGTCATCGACCTGGGACCGGAAGGCGGTGAAGGCGGCGGGCATGTGGTGGCCGTGGGGACCCCGGAGCATCTCAAGGACCATCCCACCTCCCACACCGCCAAGGCGCTGCGCGAATACGCGCTGGACATGGACCGTGCGCCGGTGGCGGTGGCCGAGGAAGGCCGGCCGCTGCAGTCGTTGGTCCGCCAGCGTCGCAAGGCAGATGAAGCGATCCGCATCGTCAATGCGCGAGAACACAACCTGAAGTCGGTGGACGTGAGCATCCCGCGCGGACGCTTCAATGTCATTACCGGTGTGTCCGGATCGGGCAAGAGCACGCTGGCCTTCGACATCCTCTTTAATGAAGGTCAGCGCCGCTATCTTGAATCGCTCAATGCTTATGCCCGTTCCATCGTGCAACCGGCGGGTCGGCCGGAAGTGGATGCGGTGTGGGGTATTCCGCCGACGGTGGCGATTGAACAGCGACTCTCCCGTGGCGGACGCAAGAGCACGGTGGCCACGACCACCGAGGTCTGGCACTTCCTGCGCCTGCTCTACGTGAAGCTGGGCGTGCAGCATTGCGCCAAGGACGGCACGCCGGTGCGGCCGCAAAGCGTGGAGGCCATCGCTGCGCAGTTGATGCGTGAATACAAAGGCCGCCATGTGGGCCTGCTGGCGCCGCTGGTGGTCAACCGCAAGGGCATCTATACCGATCTGGCCAAGTGGGCCAAGGGCCGGGGCCATACCCACCTGCGGGTGGATGGTGAATTCCTGCCGACCAGCCCCTGGCCGCGCCTGGACCGCTTCAAGGAACACACCATCGAGTTGCCGGTCGGTGACATGGTGGTGAGCCCGGAGTCGGAGGCCGAATTGCGTGAAATGCTCGCCAAGGCGCTGGATCAGGGCAAGGGTGTGGTGCACCTGCTGGCGCCGCTGGACGGTCTGCACGACGCCATCCGCAATGCCCGCCCCACCGCCGGCATCGGCGAACTGCGTGTGTTCAGCACCAAGCGGGCCTGCCCGCTGTGTGGCACCAGCTATCCGGAACTGGACCCGCGCCTGTTCAGCTACAACTCCAAACATGGCTGGTGCACCACCTGCGTCGGCACGGGCCTGGCGCTGACGCGGGAGCAGCGCAAGGCGCTGGACGACACCCAGCAGGACAAGGACAACCGGGGCCGTGAGCAGAGCTTCCCTGCTGAGGAGGCCGAAGTGGAGGGTCTGAGCGACCAGCCGTGCCCGGACTGCTGCGGTTCGCGGCTGAATCCGGTGGCCCGTGCGGTGACCTTTGAGGATGAGACGATTGCCACGGTGGCCGGCTGGAGCGTCCACGAGGCCCGGCAATGGGTCTCCAGCCTGGCCTTGACCGGGCGCGATGCGGAGATTGCCCGTGATGTGGTGTCCGAAATCCAGGGCCGGCTGGAGTTTCTGGAAGAGGTCGGCCTGGGTTATCTGACATTGGACCGCGCCGCACCGACCCTGTCGGGCGGCGAAGCGCAGCGCATTCGTCTGGCCGCTCAGCTGGGCAGCAACCTGCAGGGGGTCTGTTATGTGCTGGATGAACCGACCATCGGCCTGCATCCACGGGACAACCAGATCCTGCTGAAGGCGCTGTCCACCCTGGGCGACAAGGGCAACACGCTGGTGGTGGTGGAGCACGACGAAGACACCATCCGTCGGGCTGACCACATCATCGACATCGGCCCCGGCGCCGGCAAGCGCGGCGGCCAGGTGGTGGCGCAAGGCACGGCGGCGGATCTGGCCAGGAACCCCGACTCCCTGACGGGCCGCTTCCTGTCCCACCCCCTGCTGCACCCGTTGCAACCGCGGCGCGAGGTGGATCTGTCGCAGAAGGATCAACCGCGCCTGAAGGTGCTGGACGCCTCGCTGCACAACCTGCGCTCGGTGACGGTGGAGGTGCCGCTGCATCGGCTGGTGGCGATTACCGGGGTGTCCGGCTCCGGCAAGAGCACGCTGGCGCGGGATGTGCTGCTGGCCAACATGGCGGCGGCGGTGCCGCTGCGCAAGGCGCCGTCGCGCTGGCAGGGCTGCGCCGGCATCGAGGGCCATCAGCAGGTGGATCGTGTGCTGGAAGTGGACCAGACACCCATTGGCAAGACCCCGCGCAGTTGCCCGGCCACCTATGTGGGCTTTTGGGACGCCATCCGTCGCCTGTTTGCGGAAACGCTGGAGGCGAAGGCGCGTGGTTATGGCCCGGGCCGGTTCAGCTTCAACACCGGCGAAGGTCGTTGCCCGGCCTGCGAAGGGCAGGGCATGCGCACGATTGCCATGAGCTTCCTGCCGGACGTGAAGGTGCTCTGCGATCAATGCCACGGCCAGCGCTTCAATCCTGAAACCCTGGCGGTGAGCTGGCGTGGCAAGAGCATCGGCGAAGTGCTGCAGATGGAAGTTGATGAGGCGGTGGAGTTCTTTGCCGCCATGACCAACATCTCCCACCCGCTCAAGCTGCTGCAGGACGTGGGGCTGGGGTATCTCACGCTGGGGCAGCCGAGCCCGACCCTCTCCGGGGGCGAGGCACAGCGGATCAAGCTGGTGTCCGAGCTGGTGAAGGTGCGGGATGACGTCACGCGGCGCGGGCAAAAGGCGCCTCACACCCTGTACGTGCTGGACGAACCCACGGTGGGCCTGCACATGGCCGATGTGGAGAAGCTGATCCGCGTGCTGCACCGGTTGGTGAACGGGGGCCACAGCGTGGTGGTGATCGAGCACGATCTGGACGTGATTGCGGAAGCCGACTGGGTGCTGGACCTGGGCCCTGAAGGTGGATCCGCCGGGGGGCAGGTCGTGGCGCAGGGCCAGCCGGAGACGCTGGTGGCGCAGGGCACACACACCGGGAAGGCCCTGGCGCCGGTGCTGGCTCGTTCATGA